A window of the Glaciimonas sp. CA11.2 genome harbors these coding sequences:
- a CDS encoding helix-turn-helix transcriptional regulator has product MNDDMLTGAPIINLFGEPPAPVWLRRARFKAGTVFPQQRRSWGRLLYAVKGVAEFDVAGERYLSPPAYAIWIPPEVTHASRANLDIEYVVVHIESDRCVDMPTEPCTLALSDVTKALVTDLTSRGIGHPRAETDLRMVQVIIDQLIAAQRYASYLPATDDPLLSPIIATLELNPGDRRSLAQWADESSSTERTLSRRWHAHLFMSYNEWRQRLRLVKAINMLEAGNQVKEIAYTLGYQNTSAFIEMYRRRTGTTPGGKGKLR; this is encoded by the coding sequence GTGAATGACGATATGCTCACTGGGGCGCCGATCATCAATCTGTTTGGCGAGCCGCCCGCTCCCGTATGGCTGCGCCGCGCCCGATTCAAGGCCGGCACAGTTTTTCCCCAGCAGCGTCGCTCATGGGGGCGGCTGCTCTATGCAGTGAAGGGAGTTGCGGAATTTGACGTTGCGGGCGAGCGCTACTTGTCACCTCCTGCTTACGCGATCTGGATTCCTCCTGAAGTCACTCATGCATCACGTGCCAATCTCGACATCGAGTATGTAGTTGTCCACATTGAAAGCGACCGTTGCGTGGACATGCCCACCGAGCCTTGCACATTAGCGCTGAGCGACGTGACCAAAGCCCTGGTGACTGACCTCACGTCGCGAGGTATTGGGCATCCGCGAGCCGAGACTGACCTGCGTATGGTCCAAGTGATAATAGACCAGTTGATCGCCGCCCAGCGATACGCAAGCTATTTACCTGCGACCGATGATCCATTATTAAGTCCGATCATAGCAACGCTCGAATTAAATCCTGGCGATCGGCGTTCCCTTGCGCAATGGGCGGACGAGAGCAGCTCGACGGAGCGCACTTTGTCGCGAAGGTGGCATGCACACTTGTTCATGTCATATAACGAGTGGCGTCAGCGGCTGCGCCTCGTGAAAGCGATCAACATGCTAGAAGCAGGTAATCAGGTCAAAGAGATCGCATATACGCTTGGCTATCAGAACACTTCAGCTTTTATCGAGATGTATCGCCGCCGCACCGGGACCACCCCAGGGGGAAAGGGAAAACTGCGCTGA
- a CDS encoding cyclase family protein, giving the protein MSRRIIDLSVVLQEGIPSDPEEFLPRIKYTDNKEGARQLADYFPGLDPADLPGREGWAVEFVQMSTHAGTHMDAPIHYRSLQDDGTPAMSIDEVPLEWCFGPGVKLDFRHLPDGHVVTPAEIDAELTRIGHKLEAGDIVLVNTAAGIRYGQQDFIHRGCGMGRDATLHLTRQGVRVVGTDAWSWDAPFSFTQKRFEETQDASIIWEGHFAGSTVPYCQIEKLANLEQLPPHGFEVISLPIKVAKASAGWARPVAIISE; this is encoded by the coding sequence ATGAGCAGAAGAATCATCGATTTATCCGTCGTCCTGCAAGAGGGCATTCCATCGGATCCGGAAGAATTTTTGCCGCGCATCAAATACACGGACAATAAGGAAGGTGCCCGGCAGTTGGCTGATTATTTCCCTGGGCTTGATCCAGCTGATCTACCTGGCCGCGAAGGATGGGCGGTCGAGTTCGTTCAGATGAGCACTCATGCAGGAACTCACATGGACGCGCCGATCCATTACCGATCACTCCAAGACGACGGTACCCCGGCAATGAGTATTGATGAGGTACCTCTCGAATGGTGTTTTGGGCCTGGCGTAAAGCTTGACTTTAGGCATCTACCAGATGGTCATGTGGTCACGCCTGCGGAAATCGACGCAGAATTAACGCGCATAGGCCACAAGTTAGAAGCTGGCGATATCGTCCTTGTTAATACAGCGGCGGGTATTCGATACGGACAACAGGATTTCATTCACCGAGGCTGCGGAATGGGCCGGGACGCCACCTTACACCTTACGCGCCAAGGTGTCCGGGTTGTTGGAACCGATGCTTGGAGCTGGGATGCGCCGTTTAGCTTTACGCAGAAACGCTTCGAGGAAACGCAAGACGCCTCGATCATTTGGGAAGGACATTTTGCCGGTAGCACCGTGCCGTATTGCCAGATCGAAAAGCTCGCGAATCTTGAACAACTGCCTCCGCATGGCTTTGAAGTTATTTCTTTGCCGATCAAGGTAGCAAAAGCCTCAGCTGGTTGGGCGCGACCTGTCGCGATTATCAGTGAATGA
- a CDS encoding AraC family transcriptional regulator, with protein MNTKLPSRNPELEYHEFSEFLRFLEHGVPDPLIRWHYHDVYELHFIIKSSGKLFVGDYIGDFAPGNLVLTGPRLPHNWISSNIPAEGIPSRDMAIQFGHTPLELAAKYIPELREIMPLLERAKYGIEFLNMSEQVEPVFYRIREAKNVNRFAEFLNLLGILARSNSYRLLSSAQMQSFDDDASMAQINTVFNYITENYRTPISADFLATRLNMSPAKFSRFFRKATGNSFTDFVNQIRINKACQLLMNSEQYVTNICYEVGFNNVANFNRRFLEMKGITPKEFRAQSEGRFGT; from the coding sequence TTGAACACCAAACTCCCCTCCCGTAACCCGGAACTCGAATATCACGAATTCAGTGAGTTTTTACGTTTTTTGGAGCATGGCGTTCCTGACCCGCTTATTCGCTGGCACTACCACGATGTATACGAACTTCATTTCATTATTAAAAGTAGTGGGAAGCTATTTGTCGGTGACTATATTGGAGACTTCGCGCCGGGTAATCTGGTACTAACCGGCCCAAGGTTACCCCACAACTGGATTTCTTCCAACATTCCCGCAGAGGGCATTCCCTCTCGTGACATGGCGATCCAATTCGGTCATACACCGCTGGAACTGGCAGCTAAGTACATCCCTGAATTACGGGAAATAATGCCCTTGCTGGAACGTGCCAAGTACGGCATTGAATTCCTTAACATGAGCGAGCAGGTAGAACCGGTATTTTACCGAATACGAGAAGCGAAGAATGTCAATCGGTTTGCAGAATTTCTAAATTTGCTTGGCATTTTAGCCAGAAGCAACTCCTACCGTCTATTGTCCAGTGCTCAGATGCAGTCATTCGATGACGATGCTTCGATGGCACAAATCAATACCGTATTTAATTACATTACGGAAAACTATCGGACGCCGATTTCAGCCGATTTTTTGGCGACCAGATTAAATATGTCCCCCGCCAAGTTTTCGCGATTTTTTCGGAAGGCTACAGGAAACAGTTTCACTGACTTTGTTAATCAAATTCGCATTAATAAAGCCTGTCAGTTACTGATGAATTCGGAACAATATGTGACCAATATTTGCTACGAAGTCGGGTTCAACAATGTTGCAAACTTTAATCGTCGATTCCTGGAGATGAAAGGCATCACGCCCAAGGAATTTAGGGCGCAATCTGAAGGCCGATTCGGTACCTAA
- a CDS encoding L-iditol 2-dehydrogenase has product MTSLDRLHKKHAILTGANGGIGLAVAAAYLQEGALCTVADLPAEPSAELALLMASHSDRLIYVSTDVTQSTSVALMIDRASQTFGPVDTFFNNAGVFDMAPLLDSDEAMYQRLFDVNVKGMFFSMQKILAQMVSFGTQGTVINMASQAGRRGEALVSHYCATKAAVISYTQSAALAMAPFGIRVNAISPGVVDTPMWGHVDALFARYEGLKLGEKKIAVGQAVPLGRMGHPGEVAGAAIFLASAESAYITAQTLNVDGGNVMS; this is encoded by the coding sequence ATGACAAGCCTTGATCGTCTTCACAAAAAACACGCCATACTCACTGGCGCAAATGGTGGCATTGGACTTGCAGTAGCGGCTGCTTATTTGCAGGAAGGAGCGCTTTGCACTGTGGCAGATTTACCTGCCGAACCATCCGCTGAGTTAGCGTTATTGATGGCATCGCATTCAGATCGGTTGATCTATGTATCCACCGACGTCACACAGTCCACTTCTGTCGCATTAATGATTGACCGTGCCAGTCAGACGTTCGGACCAGTGGATACATTTTTCAATAATGCCGGTGTGTTTGATATGGCGCCGTTGCTTGACTCGGATGAGGCGATGTATCAGCGTTTGTTTGATGTTAATGTCAAAGGCATGTTCTTCTCCATGCAAAAGATTCTAGCGCAAATGGTCAGCTTTGGCACGCAGGGAACGGTTATCAATATGGCGTCGCAGGCGGGACGCCGCGGCGAGGCGTTGGTATCACATTATTGCGCGACGAAAGCGGCGGTCATCAGCTATACCCAATCTGCCGCACTGGCGATGGCCCCTTTCGGCATCCGCGTGAATGCTATATCACCGGGTGTTGTAGACACGCCAATGTGGGGTCATGTTGATGCTTTATTCGCCCGATATGAAGGCCTCAAGTTGGGAGAAAAGAAAATAGCCGTAGGACAGGCAGTTCCTCTTGGTCGTATGGGACATCCGGGAGAAGTTGCGGGTGCCGCCATTTTCCTTGCTAGCGCAGAATCGGCCTATATTACCGCCCAGACGCTGAACGTAGATGGTGGTAATGTCATGAGTTAA
- the dalD gene encoding D-arabinitol 4-dehydrogenase, which yields MQPLANHSLMSHTNPASIKRILHLGVGAFHRAHQAWYLNRLIDSGETKWTLAAGNIRPDMVQLLSDLHSQGGEYTLETVTPAGIFSYERIRSISDILPWTPDLHAVVTMGRHPDTRIISFTVTEAGYYLNQHQQLDLSYADLRSDLEQGTQLTIYGAICSILRARREEDAGPITLLCCDNIRSNGDHFRTGLFDFLERRGESELRNWAQDNTTCPNGMVDRITPKPPVETKGRVKAATGFPDQCAVMAEDFCQWVVEDHFCNGRPPWEKVGVEMVSSVLPYEEAKIRILNASHSCIAWAGALKGFDTIHAALADKTIAQMAFDYVTNDVIPCLSPSIIDLALYRDTVLDRFSNPHINDTIERVAADGFAKIPGFIAPTIAERLAQNQPFDSTATLPALFLIFLQQRAEGRVAFPYKDQAMGEAIVTNILNATDCVQAFCSNALLWGPIAGDPTLEATVRRAYLSIKGNL from the coding sequence ATGCAACCGCTCGCTAACCACTCTCTTATGTCACATACAAATCCTGCATCTATCAAGCGCATTTTGCATCTTGGTGTCGGCGCATTCCATCGCGCGCATCAAGCGTGGTATCTGAACCGCCTGATCGATAGCGGCGAAACAAAATGGACGCTTGCGGCAGGCAATATTCGGCCCGATATGGTCCAGTTGCTGAGCGATCTACATTCACAAGGTGGCGAATACACGCTGGAAACAGTCACTCCTGCGGGCATATTTTCCTACGAGCGCATACGTTCTATCAGTGATATTTTGCCATGGACGCCTGATTTGCATGCCGTGGTCACAATGGGCCGCCATCCAGACACCAGAATTATTTCCTTCACCGTGACTGAAGCTGGTTATTACCTGAATCAACACCAACAGTTAGATCTATCCTATGCAGATTTACGTTCGGATCTTGAGCAAGGCACGCAACTGACAATTTATGGTGCGATATGCAGCATATTGCGCGCCCGGCGAGAGGAAGATGCGGGGCCGATTACTTTACTTTGTTGCGATAATATTCGCAGCAATGGTGACCATTTCAGAACCGGCCTGTTTGATTTTCTGGAACGTCGCGGCGAATCTGAATTACGCAATTGGGCTCAAGACAATACGACATGCCCGAATGGCATGGTTGATCGCATTACGCCAAAGCCACCGGTTGAAACAAAGGGTCGCGTAAAAGCGGCAACAGGCTTCCCTGACCAATGTGCTGTGATGGCTGAAGATTTCTGTCAATGGGTCGTTGAAGATCATTTCTGTAATGGTCGGCCGCCATGGGAAAAAGTCGGCGTAGAAATGGTGTCTTCAGTCTTGCCGTATGAAGAAGCAAAAATTCGTATTCTGAACGCTAGCCATAGTTGTATCGCGTGGGCAGGTGCGCTGAAAGGATTCGATACTATTCATGCCGCATTAGCTGACAAAACCATCGCGCAGATGGCCTTTGATTATGTCACCAACGACGTCATTCCTTGTTTGTCACCCAGTATCATTGATCTGGCCCTGTATCGAGATACAGTGTTAGACCGCTTTAGCAATCCTCATATCAACGATACGATCGAACGGGTTGCCGCAGATGGTTTTGCCAAAATACCGGGTTTTATTGCGCCAACCATCGCTGAACGCCTGGCGCAAAACCAACCGTTTGACAGTACTGCCACGCTGCCGGCACTTTTTTTGATTTTTCTCCAACAGAGGGCTGAAGGGAGAGTTGCGTTTCCTTATAAAGATCAGGCCATGGGTGAAGCGATTGTTACCAACATTCTTAATGCAACGGATTGTGTGCAGGCATTTTGTAGCAACGCCCTTCTCTGGGGGCCGATCGCAGGAGACCCGACGCTTGAAGCAACCGTTCGCCGTGCGTATCTTTCAATAAAAGGAAATCTATAA
- a CDS encoding sn-glycerol-3-phosphate ABC transporter ATP-binding protein UgpC encodes MAFLTLNNLDKYFDAHHAIKGINLEIQKGEFVVFVGPSGCGKSTLLRLIAGLEPVNGGNLTLDGKDITHLPSSKRDLAMVFQSYALYPHMTVFENMSFALKLAGVDKAIIREKVNKAASILNLTEYLERTPKALSGGQRQRVAIGRAIVRAPKVFLFDEPLSNLDAALRGQTRIEIARLHRELGATTIYVTHDQVEAMTLADRVVVLRDGLIEQVGSPLELYDRPANQFVAQFIGTPSMNVLPLSGLPHPPKVGQSLPEGGFVGIRPEYVELSTVSGEGYSATVDVVEALGAETLIYSTMENGLQIVARRNERSSLSAGDHVSLLLDQQHMHIFDRAGKVHATAR; translated from the coding sequence ATGGCTTTCCTGACATTAAACAATCTCGATAAATATTTTGATGCACATCACGCCATCAAAGGAATCAATCTAGAGATTCAAAAAGGTGAATTTGTCGTTTTTGTTGGCCCATCCGGCTGCGGAAAATCGACCTTACTCCGATTGATTGCGGGTCTGGAGCCGGTGAATGGCGGCAACCTGACACTTGATGGAAAGGACATCACCCATTTACCCTCTTCCAAACGCGATTTGGCGATGGTGTTCCAATCCTATGCTTTGTATCCGCATATGACCGTTTTCGAGAACATGTCGTTTGCATTGAAACTGGCTGGCGTCGACAAAGCGATCATCCGTGAGAAGGTCAACAAGGCCGCCAGCATCCTCAACCTGACCGAGTATCTGGAACGCACACCGAAGGCACTATCCGGCGGACAACGGCAAAGGGTCGCTATCGGCCGTGCAATCGTACGTGCGCCAAAGGTATTTTTATTCGACGAACCGTTATCAAATCTCGACGCTGCTTTACGTGGACAAACCCGTATCGAAATTGCCCGCCTTCATAGAGAGTTGGGCGCCACCACGATTTACGTTACCCATGATCAGGTCGAAGCCATGACGCTAGCTGACCGCGTAGTCGTTTTACGCGACGGGTTGATTGAACAGGTTGGCTCACCATTGGAGTTGTACGACCGTCCCGCCAATCAATTCGTTGCACAGTTCATTGGTACGCCGAGCATGAACGTGTTGCCGCTTTCGGGTCTTCCACACCCGCCGAAAGTTGGTCAATCGTTGCCAGAAGGCGGATTCGTCGGCATCCGCCCCGAGTATGTTGAACTGAGTACCGTATCGGGCGAAGGCTATTCGGCCACGGTGGACGTCGTCGAAGCACTCGGTGCTGAAACGCTGATCTATTCGACGATGGAAAACGGCTTGCAGATTGTCGCAAGGCGCAATGAGCGCTCATCCCTTAGCGCAGGCGATCATGTCAGCCTGCTCTTGGATCAACAACATATGCACATCTTTGATCGCGCAGGAAAAGTACATGCAACCGCTCGCTAA
- a CDS encoding carbohydrate ABC transporter permease gives MAMQTMTKAKPLIAAPAVTYTSAYKVALVGRTAMAWLLALLLFFPIFWLGLTAFKTELQAIAVPAELFFSPTLANFIEVQARSNYLLYAMNSIITSVGSTLLGLLIAAPAAYSMAFSPTKRSKDILVWMLSTKMLPAVGVLVPIYVLYQKFGLLDTRWGLTIIFTLSNLPIMVWMLYSYFKEIPREILEAARMDGASIFKEFRYVVLPLALGGLASTALLCLVLSWNESFWSLNLGAANAGTLASLIASYSSPEGLFWSKLSAASLMAIGPIIVFGWFCQKQLVQGLTFGAVK, from the coding sequence CTGGCCATGCAAACAATGACCAAAGCGAAACCCCTTATTGCAGCACCAGCAGTAACGTATACCAGCGCATATAAAGTGGCCCTTGTCGGCCGTACTGCCATGGCATGGTTACTCGCCCTGCTGCTTTTTTTTCCGATTTTTTGGTTAGGATTAACGGCGTTCAAAACGGAACTGCAAGCGATTGCGGTTCCAGCCGAGCTCTTCTTCTCACCAACGTTAGCAAATTTTATTGAAGTTCAGGCGCGTAGTAACTACTTGCTATACGCAATGAATTCGATCATCACCAGCGTGGGATCAACGCTTCTTGGTCTGCTAATTGCCGCACCAGCTGCCTATTCGATGGCGTTCTCACCGACCAAGCGCTCCAAAGATATTTTGGTCTGGATGCTTTCCACCAAGATGTTGCCAGCGGTCGGTGTATTGGTGCCGATCTATGTTCTGTACCAAAAATTTGGATTACTAGATACCCGTTGGGGATTAACCATTATTTTTACACTATCAAATCTGCCGATCATGGTCTGGATGTTGTATTCCTATTTCAAAGAAATCCCACGTGAAATTTTAGAAGCGGCACGCATGGATGGCGCCAGCATATTCAAGGAGTTTCGCTATGTCGTCTTGCCGCTGGCTCTCGGCGGCCTGGCCTCGACAGCTTTATTGTGCCTTGTATTGTCATGGAACGAATCGTTCTGGTCGCTTAATCTTGGCGCTGCCAATGCCGGAACGCTCGCTTCGCTGATTGCCTCCTATTCCAGTCCGGAGGGATTATTCTGGTCAAAGCTTTCCGCTGCGTCGTTGATGGCCATCGGGCCAATCATCGTATTTGGCTGGTTCTGCCAGAAGCAATTGGTGCAAGGCCTGACCTTTGGCGCTGTTAAATAA
- a CDS encoding sugar ABC transporter permease, whose translation MKRLTARLLLTPAMTTLFVWMIVPLAMTIYFSLLRYNLLEPGVHPFAGLDNYHYFFTDDAFIPAVKNTLTLLFSVMGITVVIGIALALLINEPFPGRAFVRVLLISPFFVMPAVNALMWKNMMMNPIYGLFAQISHFFGFVPIDWLSEYPLFSIILMIAWQWLPFACLIFITALQSMDREQLEAARMDGANYLQQLRYLYIPHLGRSIAVVIMIEMIFLLSIFAEIFTTTGGGPGFETTNVAFLIFRQALASFDVGVASAGGLFAVLLANIAAIFFIRLIGKNLDK comes from the coding sequence ATGAAACGACTCACAGCGCGGCTTCTGCTCACGCCTGCGATGACGACTCTGTTCGTCTGGATGATCGTCCCTCTCGCGATGACGATCTATTTCTCACTATTGCGTTATAACTTGCTCGAGCCGGGTGTACACCCGTTTGCCGGACTCGACAATTACCATTACTTTTTTACCGACGATGCATTTATTCCGGCGGTAAAAAACACCCTGACTCTTCTATTCTCGGTGATGGGCATCACGGTCGTGATTGGCATCGCGTTAGCGTTGCTGATCAATGAGCCCTTTCCGGGCAGAGCATTTGTTCGCGTGTTACTTATTTCGCCGTTCTTCGTCATGCCGGCAGTCAATGCGCTGATGTGGAAGAACATGATGATGAATCCGATTTATGGATTGTTTGCACAGATCAGCCATTTTTTCGGCTTTGTTCCAATTGACTGGCTATCGGAATATCCCCTTTTTTCCATCATTCTCATGATTGCCTGGCAATGGCTGCCTTTTGCTTGCCTGATCTTCATCACAGCTTTGCAATCGATGGATCGAGAACAGTTAGAGGCGGCGCGGATGGACGGCGCTAATTATTTACAACAATTACGTTACCTTTACATTCCTCATTTGGGACGTTCAATTGCGGTCGTGATCATGATTGAGATGATTTTCTTGCTGTCCATTTTTGCAGAAATATTTACGACCACCGGCGGCGGTCCAGGCTTCGAGACGACCAACGTCGCTTTCTTGATATTCAGACAGGCACTCGCTAGTTTTGATGTCGGTGTGGCTTCTGCTGGTGGCTTGTTTGCCGTATTGCTAGCAAATATCGCAGCCATTTTCTTCATTCGCCTGATCGGCAAGAACTTAGATAAATAG
- a CDS encoding sugar ABC transporter substrate-binding protein: MKFIARSALCVSLFAATATATINASAVDLVVATVNNGHMIEMAKLGKFFEQANPDIKLKWVTLEEAVLRQRVTTDIATGSGQFDVMTIGMYEAPIWGKKDWLVELKPDAGYDVDDLLPSIRTGLSVGGKLYAAPFYGESSMIMYRSDLVKKAGMTIEDRPTWDHIREVAAKINDPANGVYGICLRGKPGWGDNMAFMTTMANSFGGQLFDMKWKPQFTSEPWKKAVTLYVDLLKNYGPPGSSSNSFNEILALFNQGKCGIWIDATIAASFITDPKQSKVADKVAFAQSPVAVTDKGANWLWAWSLAIPKSSKHVDAAQKFIRWATSKEYIALVAKETGWSNVPTGTRKSTYANPEFQKVAKFAAAEQKAIYSADPNHSTLPQSPYVGVQFAAIPEFQSIGAMAGQQLSAALLGKESVDKALEISQQAADREMRKSGYYK; encoded by the coding sequence ATGAAATTCATCGCTAGAAGCGCGTTGTGCGTCAGCCTATTCGCAGCAACTGCAACAGCCACTATTAATGCGTCTGCCGTCGATCTGGTGGTTGCTACGGTCAATAATGGTCATATGATCGAGATGGCCAAACTAGGGAAATTCTTCGAGCAAGCCAATCCTGATATCAAATTAAAGTGGGTCACGTTAGAAGAGGCCGTTTTGCGCCAACGTGTCACGACCGATATCGCCACAGGCAGCGGCCAGTTCGATGTGATGACGATCGGGATGTATGAGGCACCGATTTGGGGTAAAAAAGACTGGCTCGTTGAGTTGAAACCAGACGCTGGCTACGACGTCGACGATCTTTTACCCTCAATCCGCACAGGTTTATCAGTCGGCGGCAAGCTATATGCCGCGCCATTCTATGGTGAAAGTTCCATGATTATGTATCGTTCCGATCTGGTCAAAAAGGCAGGAATGACCATTGAAGACCGTCCGACGTGGGATCACATTCGTGAGGTAGCCGCTAAAATCAATGATCCTGCCAATGGCGTGTACGGTATTTGTTTACGTGGCAAACCTGGCTGGGGCGATAACATGGCCTTTATGACGACCATGGCGAACTCGTTTGGCGGACAATTGTTTGACATGAAGTGGAAGCCGCAATTCACCAGCGAACCGTGGAAAAAAGCCGTTACCCTATACGTTGATCTGCTAAAAAACTATGGACCTCCAGGCTCATCTTCCAACAGCTTTAACGAAATTTTAGCCCTATTCAATCAAGGTAAATGCGGAATCTGGATCGACGCCACGATTGCGGCCTCATTCATTACCGATCCAAAACAAAGCAAGGTCGCTGACAAAGTGGCCTTTGCTCAATCCCCGGTCGCAGTGACTGACAAAGGTGCAAACTGGCTGTGGGCATGGTCTTTGGCTATACCAAAGAGCTCCAAACACGTCGATGCTGCGCAGAAATTTATCCGATGGGCAACGTCGAAGGAATATATTGCTTTGGTGGCCAAAGAAACCGGTTGGAGTAACGTTCCGACTGGCACCCGCAAATCCACTTACGCCAATCCTGAATTCCAAAAAGTCGCTAAATTTGCAGCAGCGGAACAGAAAGCGATCTACTCAGCCGATCCAAACCACAGCACCTTGCCACAGTCGCCTTATGTCGGCGTGCAGTTTGCGGCTATCCCTGAGTTCCAGTCGATTGGTGCCATGGCCGGGCAACAACTGAGCGCAGCCTTGCTGGGCAAAGAATCGGTCGACAAAGCGCTGGAAATTTCGCAACAAGCAGCCGATCGCGAAATGCGTAAGAGCGGCTATTACAAATAA
- a CDS encoding DEAD/DEAH box helicase — MLFSELGLSDAIVRAVTEHGYTTPTPIQAQAIPAVLAGGDLLAGAQTGTGKTAGFTLPVLHRLATSPTNPTGSHRPIRALILTPTRELAAQVEESVRLYGKYLPLTSAVIFGGVGINPQIKILKHGVDILVCTPGRLLDHMQQGTVNLTHVEILILDEADRMLDMGFIRDIKKILAVLPKKRQNLLFSATFSDDIKILADNLLNSPAMIEVARRNSTVEVIQQKIHPVDRDKKHPLLAHLIKAHSWRQVLVFTRTKHGANKLVEQLGKDGISGMAIHGNKSQSARTKALAEFKDGSLQVLVATDIAARGIDIDQLPHVVNYDLPNVPEDYVHRIGRTGRAGATGEAVSLVCVDEHQMLKDIEKLIKRELPKEIIAGFEPDPHARAQPIQLRSGGGGAGNGNRGGGGRTQGQRTAGKAPASGAKPNTGPARSSNANSQARPAAPHRSGGRGR; from the coding sequence ATGTTATTTTCTGAACTCGGCTTGTCCGATGCCATCGTTCGCGCTGTTACCGAGCACGGCTACACAACGCCTACTCCAATTCAAGCGCAAGCAATTCCTGCCGTGCTAGCTGGCGGAGATTTGCTTGCGGGCGCCCAAACCGGCACCGGAAAAACCGCTGGCTTCACCTTGCCCGTCCTGCACCGCCTGGCTACTTCGCCAACAAACCCGACTGGTTCCCATCGTCCAATTCGCGCACTGATTTTGACGCCGACTCGCGAACTCGCGGCACAAGTCGAAGAAAGCGTTCGTTTATACGGTAAATATTTGCCGTTAACTTCAGCGGTTATTTTTGGCGGTGTTGGCATTAATCCGCAAATCAAAATTTTGAAACATGGCGTTGATATCCTGGTGTGCACACCAGGCCGACTACTCGACCACATGCAACAAGGTACGGTTAATCTGACGCATGTTGAAATTTTGATCTTGGACGAAGCCGATCGTATGCTCGATATGGGTTTCATCCGCGACATTAAAAAAATTCTTGCCGTGCTACCGAAGAAACGTCAAAACTTATTGTTCTCCGCGACCTTCTCGGACGACATCAAGATATTGGCTGATAACTTGTTGAACTCACCAGCGATGATTGAAGTTGCCCGCCGCAACTCCACTGTCGAGGTCATCCAGCAAAAAATACATCCAGTTGATCGCGATAAAAAACATCCGTTACTAGCACATCTGATTAAGGCTCATTCTTGGCGCCAAGTGCTAGTGTTTACCCGCACTAAACATGGCGCAAACAAACTGGTCGAGCAACTTGGTAAAGACGGCATCAGCGGTATGGCAATTCATGGCAACAAAAGCCAATCTGCACGCACCAAAGCACTCGCCGAATTTAAAGACGGTAGTTTGCAGGTGTTGGTCGCTACCGACATTGCAGCACGTGGAATTGATATCGATCAACTGCCGCACGTGGTTAATTATGATCTACCAAATGTTCCCGAAGATTACGTCCATCGCATCGGTCGCACCGGTCGTGCTGGCGCCACTGGCGAAGCCGTATCATTGGTATGCGTGGATGAACATCAAATGTTGAAAGACATTGAAAAGCTGATCAAACGCGAATTGCCAAAAGAAATTATTGCCGGTTTTGAACCAGATCCACATGCACGCGCACAGCCGATTCAATTGCGTAGTGGTGGCGGTGGCGCAGGCAACGGCAATCGTGGCGGTGGCGGACGCACACAAGGTCAACGCACAGCTGGCAAAGCACCCGCCTCTGGCGCAAAACCAAACACGGGTCCGGCCAGAAGCAGCAATGCCAATTCGCAAGCTCGCCCTGCAGCACCGCATCGCTCAGGTGGCCGTGGTCGCTAA